A region from the bacterium genome encodes:
- a CDS encoding DUF5668 domain-containing protein: MEHRRDLLGGVVLLLIGAILLLRNLGYVPQELDQWWPVILIVIGLGIVVGRQRPASSPQVGRTVGGRRRLTSAGGLALIGLGIAFLAARSLGQQNIGALILIALGFAFVVSRLW, translated from the coding sequence TTGGAGCACCGGCGCGACCTTCTGGGAGGGGTGGTGCTGCTCCTGATCGGTGCCATCCTGTTGCTCCGCAACCTCGGCTACGTACCGCAGGAACTCGACCAGTGGTGGCCGGTGATCTTGATCGTGATTGGGTTGGGAATCGTCGTGGGGAGGCAAAGACCCGCGTCCTCACCGCAGGTCGGACGCACTGTCGGCGGACGGCGCCGGCTCACGTCGGCCGGAGGACTCGCGTTGATCGGTCTCGGCATCGCGTTTCTCGCGGCCCGCTCGCTTGGGCAACAGAACATCGGGGCGCTGATTCTGATCGCGCTGGGATTTGCGTTTGTTGTCAGCCGGCTGTGGTGA